A single window of Nicotiana sylvestris chromosome 5, ASM39365v2, whole genome shotgun sequence DNA harbors:
- the LOC138869272 gene encoding uncharacterized protein, with amino-acid sequence MDIIGPIEPVASNGCRFILVAIYYFIKWVEAASYKAVTKKVVEDFVLDRIGCWFGVSESIIIDNAANLNNDPMKAMCETFKIKHKNSMAYRPQMDGAVEAANKNIKKILRKMAKAIHTGAIGAKANLLTSNEAKGKFSPNWQGPYMVHRVLTGRALTLAEIDGEIWPKPINSDVVKRYYV; translated from the exons ATGGATATCATCGGCCCAATAGAACCCGTTGCTTCAAATGGGTGTAgattcattctggtggccatataCTACTTCataaaatgggttgaagctgcaTCTTATAAAGCTGTAACTAAGAAGGTCGTAGAGGATTTTGTTCTGGACCGCATTGGTTGTTGGTTCGGAGTATCAGAGTCAATCATCATTGACaatgctgccaatctcaacaatgatccgatgaaggccatgtgtgaaacattcaagatcaagcATAAGAACTCCATGGCATACAGGCCGCAAATggatggagccgtagaagccgccaacaagaacatcaagaagatattgaggaaaatg GCCAAggcaattcacaccggggcaattGGTGCTAAAGCGAATCTTCTCACATCaaatgaagccaaggggaagttctcacccaactggcaaggtccctacatggttcatcgggtgcTAACAGGAAGAGCACTTACACTTGCAGAAATTGACGGAGAGATTTggccgaaacctatcaattcagacgtagtcaagagatactatgtctaa